In Lolium rigidum isolate FL_2022 chromosome 7, APGP_CSIRO_Lrig_0.1, whole genome shotgun sequence, the DNA window ATACGACCGGTCCTGGATGTGTCTCGGTTGCAGCTTGCACACGTCCGGTACAAGAGAGCGAAGACACTGTATCAACAGCAACAACACAACAAGAGACCATCGACAACGAGCTCAGGTAGCTGTTTGTTGGTCCGTCAGAGATCGACGGAGGCTTTGAAGGCCGGTCACCATGGGGAAAGGCCGAGCACCCTGCTGCGCTAAGGTGGGGCTGAACAAGGGCTCCTGGACGCCGGAGGAGGACATGCGCCTTATCGCCTACATTCACAAGTACGGCCACGCTAACTGGCGAGCCCTGCCCAAGCAAGCAGGTACCTAATGGCTCGATCTGTACTATCTCATGCAAATTTTCCTTAAGAAGAATTCGGCTGATATCTGTGAATTGTTTTGACAGGCTTGCTCCGGTGCGGAAAGAGCTGCCGGCTCCGGTGGATCAACTACCTAAGCCCGGACCTCAAGCGCGGCAACTtcaccgccgaggaggaggagactcTCATCAAGCTGCACAACACGCTCGGCAACAAGTACGTTGTAATTGCAAGGCCCAGGTTGAGGCTCGATCAGCTGCCTCTTTTTCAGCGAACTAACAATTGCATTCGAACTATTGTTGTATAGGTGGTCAAAGATCGCGGCGTGCCTGCCGGGGAGGACGGACAACGAGATCAAGAACGTCTGGAACACGCACCTCAAGAAGCGGGTGGCGGCCAGCGCCGGCGAGCAGAAGAAGACTGGCGGGGCCAAGAGCAAGAAGAAGGCCACTCGCGTCAACTCGCCGGTGCCGTCAGCGTCGCCTTCCTCGTCAACGACCACGGTGACAACAAACAGCTCGAGCGAGCAGAGCAACACGAGCAAGGAAGAAACAGAGCTCGATAAGATCGAGATCCCCACGCTGGACTTCGGCTTCGACTTCGACATGTTGCTGGACACCGTGCCTGATACGCACTGCCCGGCCATGTCGGCGCCGACCTCGtcctgctcgtccgcgtccccgCCGTGCGTGGTGGACGACGTCGAGGTCGAGCTGCTCGATCTGCCGGAGATCGACATCGTGCCGGAGCTCTGGAACATCATGGACGGCGACGGTGGCGCCGGCGCCTGCGTGGAAGCGGCTCAGGTCCCGTGGAGGAATGCGGCGCCGTGCCACGGCGACGGAACAGAGGCGGGTGCCGCCACGGCCGACGACGGGAAGGAATGGTGGTTGGAAGACCTGGAGCGGGAGCTGGGCCTGTGGGGGCCCGTCGAGGACTACCAGTACCAAGCCCTTTCGGGTCTCGTGGGCCCGCCCTCTGCCAGCGTGGACGGCCCACTGTCGTGCTACTTCTAAGCTGGCCCCGTCGCCGGCACGTCGTCCCTGGAACCTGAAGCCTATGCTGTTCTCACCTCGGATATCACGATGGATTTATGAGGCCACTCCAGCCGTTCGATCCTTAGTATAGAAATCAAACAACGCGATCGAACGGCTACAGCTGATCAATGCTAGTTCAATACACACGTATGAAAAATCCCTGTGTACGAAGACTACACAAAAAGGAGAGATAGTTAGGCTAGGATGCACATAGAGCACACACACAAGAAAAAAGGTTGCTTAAAATAATTCTTGGGGAGGAGCTAGTGTGTCAGGGTGTTGGGCAGCAGCAAAGGTGTGGCAAATGACACCACAAAGGAGTCAAGATTTCCGGTGCTAATTAAGTTAGCCTGGAATGTAACTTAACCTCACTTTGCGATTGGTAGACATCAACGACTAATAACCATGTGTATGTGTGTATGTTGCTTTCTCCAAACTAAATTATGTTGCATATAACATTTAGTCAGAGATAAAATTTGATCAAACATATATGAAAAAGTGTCAACATTTGTAATATAAAACCTATGTTATGagaaccatcatgaaatatatgtTCATGTTGTATGCACTAGATATTGCGAAGATTAATATTTTTTTAATATATGGTTAATCACTGTaaaatttgactttgactaaaaattagagcatctccaccggcggccctcaAATAGGggtcggcaggggcgccggcactgccgtatggggggcaccggcactgcatcctctatttggggatgcagCTCCCACATTGGCGCCAACAAACCGGCGGCCCTGATAgattttgaaattaaaataaaattttgaaaacaatAATCGTACgaagttcgaacgaaatttgtacaaatttaacgcgaatttaaactaaaaaagatCTAGCGGCGCcgggagtcgaaggcgctgaagtccaggTCGTCGACGTCGTCGCTGGATGCCCTGAAGGACTAGCtatcgtcctcgtcggcctcctcctcatcagccttctcctcctttggtgccggcagctccgatggtccgatgaggtcgacgaagttggcgccatggtccctggcggaccacacgGCCGCCTACCGTGGGTCGAGCGTAATATGCCGgtagtcctcgtcgacggagcggcAGAGCATGAACTTTAGGCCGGGGAATTCCTCCTCGTTGTCGTCaccacggagggccgcctgcgcctccttctcccaccatttcttcttcgccggcggaagtggtggcgaggccgcggcgtcctcctccttgacgcgggggCAGTGGCCCGGCCCCGTCGTCCGACGGGCCGGAGCAGAGGACGCGTGCCTCGCctcgtcgcggatgacgacgcctccggaaggaggtGTGGGCACGGCCGAGCGCGTGTGAGCGACGGCAGACGACGTTCCGATGCGCGGGATTCCGAACGCCGCAGTCCTTTCCTGCGCCCTCTGCAGagtcggcgccgccggcgccatgcACGCCGCCTGCAGGAAGTACAGCATGTCCCGTTGCCTGTCGCCCGCGGACGCGATGGCGGAAGCCGTACTGACGAAGTGTGGTGTCGATgtcgcggccgtaccaccaggcatGGCGGCCGACGGTGTTGAAACGGCTGCGCGAGCAGTCGGTCGCCCGCGCGAGCTCGATGGCATGCTCGTCTTCGAAACGCCGTGCCCAAGCCGGTTTGTCGGCTGGGATGTCCGGCAAGTTCCTCACCTCCAGCGTCATCAGGCTCCGCCGTTCCCTGGCGAGGGCCCGTGTCTGTGGTCctagcggtggcgacggtggcacgacgaagccgccgttggagacgtgccagccgtgcggTTGTTTGTACAgtactggcacggggatgcggtgcCAGTACAGTACGTCGGCCTCGTCGAGGCCGAGCTGCAACGAGCGGaccacgccgccgctgccgctggcctCGTCGTTCTGCGCCATCATCGGTGGGGTGCGTGGGAGGTTTGCGCGGCGGttggacggcggcggctagggttggaaggcGGGGAACAGAGAGAAGTGCGCGCTGCtggggttttaagggaggcggcggacgcgcattgaaggcgcgtgggtaaggtaggtggatgccgcgtggccagtcgccgccctcgccgcttgGGTTTCCACACGGGAGGTCattaacgccgacgaccaacctccccgcgccgtttccgatgcgaaccgtcgcgtcctctcgctgacaaggcacccccacccgcgaaaaccgttgttccgcgaggcgccggcgcgcccgatttgcGCCCTTCGCCAAGGCGCCGACACGGGGTTGCCAGCGCTTTTATTGGACTCGAAAAAGCGCCGACGTCGTTTAGGGCACACCAGTATGAACACATTTTCACTGCCGGTCCCTAAAATGCTATCAGAACCGTTATCGGGACcaccgttggagatgctcttatgttcaACATATTTTGGAACGGAGAAACTAGAGAGTAGGAAGTATTGGTTAAAAAAAAAGAGTAGGAAGTATGTGCACCCGTGCGTGCCGTCACCGTGATGCAAGCGTTCTATCATCGAATTCCTACTACCATTTCGGCGCGGCCAATCCGCTGGATTCTGGCTTTTAGACTATGTGCATATATGCCACTAACTTTTGGTGCTTTTGACAATCTGATGTATGTTAGTATGCCTGTCTCCTTCACCTTTCTCATTCGCTGCTCATGTTTTCTACTTCTCCGATTCAGCCTTTTGCaagtgtatatttgtttgttgtcGTGTCATAGAGAGTGAGCTAGTTGAATGATTGATTTACTAGGGCCTGACATCATCGGAGAAGATGACATGGAGGTAGGTTACCTAACCTGAGATGAGATCCAAGTAAGGTACGCAGGTACCGGCGAATGGTTGAGTAGGGGACTCTTGGACTTGAGGTGCGCAGGTAAGAGAACTAGAAGAATACTACCCATTTGCATTATAGAAACAAAAGAATCATCACTATACCTTGTGAGAAAATCTTATACTACTATTAGAGAACGGGAGAAGTATTTTTAACAGACAGTTACTCCTAAAGAAATCTTGACTATCTGGTTAAATATTACACAAAACAAAAGAATTTATTTAGAAAAGACACTCGaagagcatcttatatttaaaacCTATCAATGAAATAAAACTATATATACGGCATACAACAAGACACTGAATgaccaacaaaaaaaattacatcaaaaatcatacgccttcttcttcctttgtttTGTTCATCACACGGGGAAGTTGAGATAGGGACACGTGCAAACGTGGCTGATGTACAggacttttttttgcgaaacacattaCAATCAAAGACATTCACACATacacgcacacactcacccccatGAAGGCAGACACGCACACCCTACACACCTATGAGCATCTCCGAGAGACTGCGTCGAAGACTTGatccgacgggtcttgagattgacgaagtcaccataggtGCCTCGCTATCGACGAGAACGTCGCctcctttttttctttcaaaatggagattaaaaccccggcttctgcatcatgatgatgcacacggccttttattaagagAGTCACAAGTAGTACAAAGTTTATTACATCTCAAGCATCACCCaggattgatacaagaattaACCAGCGAAAGAATCAAAGCAAAATTAGACTACACATCAATGTAGCCGCCTATTgtgccgccaaccagcctggcacaagatatcatgAGTGCCGTctagagccgtgtgcatccagtagccatagcatcccgctgtccctccggtgaCAGTAGAGCCCACAACTGAATCCAATGTGCCACCatacggataacctgcaaaaaatgaaaagattgttttttttgttaaaaataatatcattcctcgccctccatatagaccaacataaggccgAAACTCCAACCCGGATGAAAGCCTTAGAACGTCGCCTCCTACTGAAGAACAATAATATTACATCTTTATGAGACACTAATGACAGGTTGGTTTTTATGTACAAGACTTCAAAAActgagatttaaaccctgatgtGCTAGGAGGTACCACTGCCCTCATAATCATCCAATGACAGGTTGGTTTTTAGTACAAGACTTCAAAAACTGCAATAATCACTTGTCGCAAACAACGATATCTAGTAGTCGCTGAAAGAATATCGGTTGTGGCAGCAGCTCACCTAGCACATACTTAGAACCCTTCACAACGAAAGAAATTGTCGAATAGCTGCGCTAATACCAACCAATTATTTAAAAAATGAAACAATCTGACGGCACAAATTAAGGAACTCTCACCGGCCCTTGGTTGACGCTGAAATAGACGCCCACGGGGTATGAAGAGGCCAAAGAGATCATATTCCAATGCGCCATCATCGCCACAACCTAGCCGACGCCAATAATAAGGAGACAAAAGACAAAGAAAAACACACCCtgcaagaaaataaataaaatggacgGGTCTCAAGAAAACAAACTTACCAATGGCACGATCTATTTTAGTCGCATTTATTTTCATGTAGTATTTTTTAGAGACATTTTTCAGTAGTCAGTGAAAGGATATACATATTAAAATCAGGTACAAGGTCTTTTCACTAGTGAGAGAATAATCGGAGAATAGGGGAAAAGGGGAAAACATGAGAAAATTCCGTTCTCCCTCCCACCCACCCGGGTGATTTATGGTTAGCCGTTAGCTCCCGCCACCACCAGATCCCAGTCAAGCAAAGCCCGAGCGAGGGGAGGATGGCGGCGTCTGCGAGGGGAGGATGGCGAGGGATCTCGATCAGGCGCCTTAGTATGGCGCACGTGTGTGGCAATGGTGCCCGACGCATAGCGAGATGACCTCCTTCATTGTTTGTGTCTTCCTCATCGATGCAAAGGGATCCGATCAATGGTGGTGCTGGTTCCGCCTCGCGGCGGTTTCCTGTCGCCGGATTGCTTGGCCTATGGGGTGTGGCGGTCCAAGGTGAGGAGGATACGATGGTCTAACTGTTGAAGTGGGTGAGGATGCCTCCATCAATGGCGACGCCCGTGGGTGTCATATTCCTTGTAGGAGGCCAAGGTAGGGCCACCTCTCGCTCTAGTGATTCCGAGGGAAGCCTCAGATCCGGGGGAGGCCATCATCGACGATGGAGCCAATGGGTGGCGTGGTCTATGTTGGAGGCGTTGTGGGGTTTCCTTGATCAGTTGATGGCGATGTATGTGTCGTCATCCCCATGGGGGCATCATCTTTTGAGACATACATCGGTTGGACGTAGAAGTGGATGGCTTTGGTGGCTAGGCGGCGGTGTTCGCGTGCCTTGCACGTGGGGACCAAAGTGGAGTGGCATATACCGTCTACGATGATAAGTCTCGGCAGCATGGTGGAGCGGGGTCTCTATTGCGAGCATGTGACGGTGGACACATGCAACAAGGTGGCACTGTCTAGCGTCGTGGTGGCGTTGACGATAGGAACAACGAAGTTTGTGTGAATCTTTTCTCTCAATATTTTTAGGCGGTTCGATGGAGGTGATGGCTTATATAGAGTGTACATGAGGTACTCGCTAAGAGTTAGCTACACCAGATGAGCGCACCCATTTCGCTTAGGGGGTGTGTCGGCGTACATGTTCCTGGCTCCTAGTTGATGGGGGATTTCACTGTTTTCTAGGCATAAGGCCATGTCGACACGATCTTCACCCACTGTTGGGTTTGTAGGTGTTGCGTAGTGGATTTAGATATTTTGATGTATGCtctttgtccgtattttattgaaTAAATTTAGAAAAACCATATGTATCTTTACGATGTAGAGGCCATGTGTCTGAtccttgatacgcctccgacgtatcgataatttcttatgttccatgccatattattgatgatacctgcatgttttatgcacactttatgtcatattcgtgcattttctggaactaacctattaacaagatgccgaagagccagttgttgttttctgctgtttttggtttcagaaatcctagtaacgaaatattctcgaaattggacgaaatcaagatccagggtcctattttgccacgaagcttccagaagaccgaagaggagtcgaagtggggccacgaggagccgccactatagggcggcgcggcccaggtcttggccgtgccgacctgtagtgtggggccctcgtgtggccccccacattgcccttccgcctacttaaagcctccgtcgcgaaacccctgatgcgaaaaaccacgatacggaaaaccttaccgagacgccgccgccgccaatcccatctcggggattcggagatctcctccggcaccctgccggagagggattcatctcccggaggactcttcaccgccatggtcgcctccggagtgatgagtgagtagttcacccctggactatgggtccatagcagtagctagatggttgtcttctcctcattgtgcttcattgttggatcttgtgagctgcctaacatgatcaagatcatctatctgtaatgctatatgttgtgtttgtcgggatccgatggatagagaataccatgttatgttaattatcaagttattacctatgtgttgtttatgatcttgcatgctctccgttattagtagaggctcggccaagttgatgctagtaactccaagagggagtatttatgctcgatagtgggttcatgcctcgcattgacactcaggggagtgacagaaacccctaaggttgtgttgtgcttcgttgccactagggataaaacattgatgctatgtccgaggatgtagttattgattacattacgcaccatacttaatgcaattgtctcgttgttagcaacttaataccggaggggttcggacgataacctgaaggtggacttttgaggcatagatgcagcttggatggcggtctatgtactttgtcgtaatgcccaattaaatctcactgtacttatcatgacatgtatgtgcattgttatgccctctctatttgtcaattgcccgactgtaatttgttcacccaacatgcttttatcttatgggagagacacctctagtgaactgtggaccccggtccattcttttatacttgaaatacaaatctgctcgcaatacttgttttactcgttttcttgcaaacaatcatcttccacacaatacggttaatcctttgttacatgacaagccggtgagattgacaacctcactcgtttcgttggagcaaagtattttggttgtgttgtgcaggttccacgttggcgccggaatctccggtgttgcgccgcactacatcccgccgccatcaaccttcaacgtgcttcttgactcctacctggttcgattaaaccttggtttctaaccgagggaaacttgccgctgtgcgcatcacaccttcctcttggggttcccaacggacgtgtcaattacacgcatcaagcaaatttcggcgccgttgcggggagatcaagcaaatttcggcgccgttgccgggagatcaagacacgctgcaaggggagtctccacttcccaacctctttactttgtttttgtcttgctttattttatttactacttggtttgctgcattatatcaaaacacaaaaaaattagttgctagctctactttatttactatcttgtttgctatatcaaaaacacaaaaaaattagttacttgcatttactttatctagtttgttttatttactactgctgaaatggccacccctgaaaatactaagttgtgtgatttcactagttaggcttaatggaaaacaacaaaaatatgagagatctttatgaactttatcttgaattaggacatgatgtgtttgaagagagaattaaaaaacccatggaactttatatgcatgctaatgggaatgttattactatgaatgctttgaacaccattgttgctaatgccatggaaaattataagcttggggaagctggttttgacgagtgtgatatttttagtcccccaagcattgaggagaaaattttctttgatgatactttgcctcctatatttgatgatgagaataataataatagctactttgttgaatttgctcccactacaattaataagaatgactatgcatatgttgggagtagtaattattttatgcatgagactcatgataagaatgctttatgtgatagttatattgttgagtttgctcatgatgccactgaaagttattatgagagaggaaaatatggttgtataagttttcatgttactaaaacacctctctatatgctgaaatttttgaagttacacttgttttatctttctatgcttgttgcattatgcttcatgaatttgtttatttacaagattcctttccataggaagtgggttaggcttaaatttgttttgaatttgcttcttgatgctctctttcgcttcaactcttatttcttgcgagtcgtatcattaaaactcgctgagcccatcttaatggctataaagaaagcacttcttcggagataacccatgtctttattttactacaagtactttgttttatatttgagtcttggaagttgtttactactgtagcaacctctccttatcttagttttatgttttgttgtgccaagtaaagtctttgatagtaaagtaaatactagatttggattactgcgcagaaacatgatttctttgctatcacgaatctgggtctaattctctcgtaggtaactcagaaaattatgccaatttacgtgagtgatcctcacatatgtacgcaactttcattcaatttgggcattttcatttgagcaagtctcggtgccctaataaaatccatctttacggactgttctgttttgacagattctgccttttatttcgcattgcctcttttgctatgttggatgaatttctttgatccattaatgtccaagtagctttatgcaatgtccgaagtgttaagaatgattgtgtcacctctgaacatgttaatttttattatgcactaaccctctaatgagttgtttcgagtttggtgtggaggaagttttcaaggatcaagagaggagtatgatacaatatgatcaaggagagtgaaagctctaagcttggggatgccccggtggttcacccctgcatattctaagaagactcaagcgtctaagcttggggatgcccaaggcatccccttcttcatcgacaacattatcgggttcctcccctgaaactatatttttattccgtcacatcttatgtactttgcttggagcgtcggtttgtttttgtttttgtttttgtttgaataaaatggatcctagcattcacttgtgtgggagagagacacgctccgtcgttgcatatggacaaatatgtccttaggctttactcatagtattcatggcgaaggttgaatcttcttcgttaaattgttatatggttggaattggaaaatgctacatgtagtaattctaaaatgtcttggataatttgatacttggcaattgttgtgctcatgtttaagctcttgcatcatatactttgcacccattaatgaagaaacacttagagcttgctaaatttggtttgcatatttggtttctctagagtctagataatatctagtattgagttttgaacaacaaggaagacggtgtagagtcttataatgtttacaatatgtcttttatgtgagttttgctgcaccggttcatccttgtgtttgtttcaaataaccttgctagcctaaaccttgtatcgagagggaatacttctcatgcatccaaaatccttgagccaaccactatgccatttgtgtccaccatacctacctactacatggtatttatccgccattccaaagtaaattgcttgagtgctacctttaaaatttccatcattcacctttgcaatatatagctcatgggacaaatagcttaaaaactattgtggtattgaatatgtacttatgcactttatctcttattaagttgcttgttgtgcgataaccatgttctcggggacgccatcaactattctttgttgaatatcatgtgagttgctatgcatgtccgtcttatccgaagtaagagagatctaccacgttaatggttggagcatgcatattgttagagaagaacattgggccgctaactaaagccatgattcatggtggaagtttcagttttggacatatatcctcaatctcatatgagaataataattgttgccacatgcttatgcattaaagaggagtccattatcttgttgtccatgttgtcccggtatggatgtctaagttgagaataatcaaaagcgagaaatccaaaatgcgagctttctccttagacctttgtacaggcggcatggaggtacgccattgtgacacttggttaaaacatgtgcattgcaaagatccggtagtccaagctaattaggacaaggtgcgggcactattagtatactatgcatgaggcttgcaacttgtaagatataattttcataactcatatgctttattactaccgttgacaaaattgtttcatgttttcaaaataaaagctctagcacaaatatagcaatcgatgctttcctctttgaaggaccattctttttacttttatgttgagtcagttcacctatctctctccacctcaagaagcaaacacttgtgtgaactgtgcattgattcctaccactacaagaaaagttctgatagacaacgtcccaaaatcgtcaactaaggggcatttttcgtcgcctatgggcctaacccgacgatatgggttctgttgtcgaaaccgcgtcaggcaaagtcctacgacgattttttcggtccgtcgcgcttgggcgcccttccgccacggaaaatcggaccgttgcccaagtgtttccgggagcccgttgactgctgacgtcatgcaaactgacacgtggcagacgccgttaactggcagttaacggcgttaaccggcagaaacccgtggtagatggtaggcccacacgaggcctgccacgtcttaagcgggccggcccattaagtttgtgggccgggccagctgacttagtttgaccggtcaactatatagctgggctggtccattagttacgtgggccggcctaacctctaaggttgaccggtcaaaactttaatgggccggcccactaagcatgtgggccggccgaatgcactcgtttgaccggtcaacgagcaaaagggccggcccacaagacatgtgggacccactttccggtatcgggccggcccatttacaaagtggggtccacattaaagcaaccgggccgacccaagaagttagtgggccggcccaattagcatgtgggtcccactttcctcgctatcggaccggcccatttagtacgtggggtccacattagatcaaatgggccggcccaacaagccagtgggccgggccaaaagcaccggtgggtcccactttccggttaaagggccggcccatttagtatgtggggtccaccatatagcaagtgggccggcccaacaagatagtgggccgggccaaaacgctagtgggtcccaccttccggctaaagggccggcccatttagtatgtggggtccaccatatagcaagtgggccggcccaacaagatagtgggccgggccaaaacaccggtgggtcccactatcctgttaaagggccggcccatttagtatgtggggtccaccgtatagcaagtgggccggcccaacacgctagtgggccgggccaaaagcacgggtgggtcccactttcttgtcaaagggccggcccatttagtatgtggggtccaccatatagcaagtgggccggcccaacatgctagtgggccgggccaaaaacaaggtgggtcccactttcgtcttacagggccggcccatttagtatgtggggaccaccacaaaagcaattgggctggcccaactagttagtgggccggcccagtagtcggtggggtccaccttaaagcaagtgggccggaccAATAAAAGTGcg includes these proteins:
- the LOC124678361 gene encoding myb-related protein Zm1-like, with the translated sequence MGKGRAPCCAKVGLNKGSWTPEEDMRLIAYIHKYGHANWRALPKQAGLLRCGKSCRLRWINYLSPDLKRGNFTAEEEETLIKLHNTLGNKWSKIAACLPGRTDNEIKNVWNTHLKKRVAASAGEQKKTGGAKSKKKATRVNSPVPSASPSSSTTTVTTNSSSEQSNTSKEETELDKIEIPTLDFGFDFDMLLDTVPDTHCPAMSAPTSSCSSASPPCVVDDVEVELLDLPEIDIVPELWNIMDGDGGAGACVEAAQVPWRNAAPCHGDGTEAGAATADDGKEWWLEDLERELGLWGPVEDYQYQALSGLVGPPSASVDGPLSCYF